A portion of the Citrobacter rodentium NBRC 105723 = DSM 16636 genome contains these proteins:
- the sufB gene encoding Fe-S cluster assembly protein SufB: protein MSRNTEATDDVKTWTGGPLNYKEGFFTQLRTDELAKGISEEVVRAISAKRNEPEWMLEFRLNAYKAWLEMDEPHWLKAHYDKLNYQDYSYYSAPSCGNCDDACVSQPGAVQQTGASAFLSKEVEAAFEQLGVPVREGREVAVDAIFDSVSVATTYREKLAQQGIIFCSFGEAIHDHPELVKKYLGTVVPGNDNFFAALNAAVASDGTFIYVPKGVRCPMELSTYFRINAEKTGQFERTILVADEGSYVSYIEGCSAPVRDSYQLHAAVVEVIIHKDAEVKYSTVQNWFPGDNNTGGILNFVTKRALCEGENSKMSWTQSETGSAITWKYPSCILRGDNSIGEFYSVALTSGHQQADTGTKMIHIGKNTKSTIISKGISAGHSQNSYRGLVKIMPTATNARNFTQCDSMLIGADCGAHTFPYVECRNNSAQLEHEATTSRIGEDQLFYCLQRGISEEDAISMIVNGFCKDVFSELPLEFAVEAQKLLAISLEHSVG from the coding sequence ATGTCTCGTAATACTGAAGCAACAGACGATGTCAAAACCTGGACCGGCGGCCCGCTGAATTACAAAGAAGGTTTCTTCACGCAGCTGCGAACCGACGAGCTGGCGAAAGGGATCAGCGAGGAGGTGGTGCGCGCCATTTCCGCGAAGCGTAATGAGCCGGAGTGGATGCTGGAGTTTCGCCTGAATGCGTATAAAGCCTGGCTGGAGATGGACGAACCGCACTGGCTTAAAGCGCATTACGATAAGCTCAATTATCAGGACTACAGCTACTACTCCGCGCCATCATGTGGCAACTGTGACGACGCCTGCGTTTCGCAGCCTGGCGCGGTGCAGCAAACCGGCGCCAGCGCGTTCCTCAGTAAGGAGGTCGAGGCCGCCTTTGAACAGCTCGGCGTACCGGTGCGCGAAGGGCGGGAAGTGGCGGTCGACGCGATATTCGACTCCGTTTCCGTCGCCACTACCTACCGGGAAAAGCTGGCGCAGCAGGGCATTATCTTTTGCTCTTTCGGCGAGGCGATTCACGATCACCCCGAGCTGGTGAAAAAGTATCTCGGCACCGTCGTGCCCGGCAACGATAACTTTTTCGCCGCGCTGAATGCCGCGGTGGCCTCCGACGGCACCTTTATCTATGTACCGAAAGGCGTGCGTTGTCCGATGGAGCTCTCCACCTATTTCCGTATTAACGCGGAAAAAACCGGTCAGTTCGAACGTACCATTCTGGTGGCGGATGAAGGCAGCTACGTCAGCTATATTGAGGGCTGCTCGGCGCCGGTTCGCGACAGCTATCAGCTGCACGCGGCGGTGGTGGAAGTGATCATCCATAAAGATGCCGAGGTCAAATACTCCACGGTGCAGAACTGGTTCCCCGGTGATAACAATACCGGCGGCATTCTGAACTTTGTGACCAAGCGCGCGCTGTGCGAAGGGGAAAACAGCAAAATGTCCTGGACCCAGTCAGAAACCGGTTCGGCCATTACCTGGAAATACCCGAGCTGCATCCTGCGCGGCGATAACTCAATTGGTGAGTTCTATTCCGTCGCCCTCACCAGCGGTCACCAGCAGGCCGATACCGGCACCAAGATGATCCACATTGGCAAGAACACCAAATCGACGATCATCTCGAAGGGCATCTCCGCCGGTCATAGCCAGAACAGCTATCGCGGACTGGTGAAAATCATGCCGACGGCGACCAACGCGCGCAACTTTACCCAGTGTGACTCGATGCTGATCGGCGCTGACTGCGGGGCGCATACCTTCCCGTACGTTGAATGCCGCAACAACAGCGCGCAGCTGGAACATGAGGCGACCACGTCACGGATTGGCGAAGACCAGCTGTTCTATTGTCTGCAGCGTGGGATCAGCGAAGAGGACGCCATCTCGATGATCGTCAACGGCTTCTGTAAGGACGTGTTCTCTGAGCTACCGCTGGAGTTTGCCGTCGAAGCACAAAAATTATTAGCCATCAGCCTTGAGCACAGCGTCGGTTAA
- the sufA gene encoding Fe-S cluster assembly scaffold SufA, translating into MELHSGTFNPDDFAWRGLTLTPAAAAHIRELVAKQPGMLGVRLGVKQTGCAGFGYVLDSVREPQQDDLLFESDGAKLYVPLQAMPFIDGTEVDYVQEGLNQLFKFHNPKAQNECGCGESFGV; encoded by the coding sequence ATGGAACTGCATTCAGGAACATTTAATCCGGACGATTTTGCCTGGCGCGGGCTGACGTTAACGCCAGCGGCAGCGGCGCATATTCGCGAACTGGTCGCCAAACAGCCCGGTATGCTGGGCGTGCGGCTGGGCGTGAAGCAGACGGGCTGCGCCGGTTTTGGCTATGTGTTGGATAGCGTCCGCGAGCCGCAACAGGACGATCTGCTGTTCGAAAGCGATGGCGCGAAGCTGTACGTTCCGCTTCAGGCCATGCCGTTTATCGACGGAACGGAGGTCGATTACGTCCAGGAGGGATTAAACCAGTTATTCAAATTTCATAACCCGAAAGCCCAGAACGAATGTGGTTGTGGCGAAAGCTTTGGGGTATAG
- the sufC gene encoding Fe-S cluster assembly ATPase SufC — protein sequence MLNIKDLQISVEDKAILRGLNLEVRPGEVHAIMGPNGSGKSTLSATLAGREDYDVTGGSVEFKGKDLLELAPEERAGEGIFMAFQYPVEIPGVSNQFFLQTALNAVRSYRGQETLDRFDFQDLMEEKIALLKMPEDLLTRSVNVGFSGGEKKRNDILQMAVLEPELCILDESDSGLDIDALKVVADGVNSLRDGKRSFIIVTHYQRILDYIKPDFVHVLYQGRIVKSGDFTLVKQLEEQGYGWLTEQQ from the coding sequence ATGTTGAATATTAAAGATTTACAGATCAGTGTCGAAGATAAAGCGATTCTGCGTGGACTGAATCTCGAAGTGCGACCGGGCGAAGTCCACGCCATCATGGGGCCTAACGGTTCCGGGAAAAGTACGCTTTCCGCGACGCTGGCGGGGCGTGAAGATTATGACGTCACCGGCGGAAGCGTCGAGTTTAAGGGTAAAGATTTGCTTGAGCTGGCGCCGGAAGAGCGCGCCGGCGAGGGAATCTTCATGGCCTTCCAGTATCCGGTGGAAATTCCCGGCGTCAGCAACCAGTTTTTCCTGCAAACGGCGCTCAATGCGGTGCGTAGCTATCGCGGCCAGGAGACGCTCGACCGCTTTGATTTCCAGGATCTGATGGAGGAAAAAATCGCACTGCTGAAAATGCCGGAAGATTTGCTGACCCGTTCGGTTAACGTCGGTTTCTCCGGCGGCGAGAAGAAGCGCAACGATATTCTGCAAATGGCCGTGCTGGAGCCGGAGCTGTGTATTCTCGATGAGTCTGATTCCGGGCTGGATATTGACGCCCTGAAGGTCGTCGCCGACGGCGTGAATTCGCTGCGGGACGGCAAACGGTCGTTCATTATCGTCACTCACTATCAGCGCATCCTTGACTATATCAAACCTGATTTTGTCCACGTCCTGTATCAGGGACGAATTGTGAAGTCCGGTGATTTCACGCTGGTCAAACAACTGGAGGAGCAGGGGTATGGCTGGCTTACCGAACAGCAGTAA
- the menI gene encoding 1,4-dihydroxy-2-naphthoyl-CoA hydrolase: MIWKRAVTLEALNAMGEGNMVGLLDIRFEHIGDDTLEATMPVDDRTKQPFGLLHGGASVVLAESIGSVAGYLCTQGEQKVVGLEINANHVRSAREGRVRGVCKAIHTGSRHQVWQIDIYDGQQRLCCTSRLTTAIV, from the coding sequence ATGATCTGGAAACGTGCAGTCACGCTTGAAGCGCTCAATGCGATGGGCGAGGGAAATATGGTCGGGCTGCTGGATATTCGCTTTGAGCATATCGGCGACGATACGCTTGAGGCCACGATGCCCGTCGATGACCGGACGAAGCAGCCGTTCGGCCTGTTGCACGGCGGCGCTTCGGTAGTACTGGCCGAGAGCATTGGCTCCGTTGCCGGCTATCTCTGCACTCAGGGCGAGCAGAAGGTGGTCGGCCTGGAGATTAACGCCAACCATGTGCGCTCAGCGCGTGAAGGTCGCGTAAGAGGGGTCTGTAAGGCGATTCATACCGGTTCCCGCCACCAGGTCTGGCAGATTGACATCTACGATGGGCAGCAGCGGCTTTGCTGTACATCAAGGTTAACCACGGCGATTGTGTGA
- the ydiK gene encoding AI-2E family transporter YdiK, which translates to MVNVRQPRDIAQVLLSVLFLAIMIVACLWIVQPFILGFAWAGTIVIATWPVLLRLQKLLWGRRSLAVLVMTLLLVLLFVIPVALLVNSIVDGSGPLIHAVTGGDMTLPDLAWLNSIPLVGAKLYAGWHNLLDMGGAAIMAKVRPYLGATTTWFVGQAAHIGRFMVHCALMLLFSALLYWRGEQVAFGIRHFACRLAAKRGDAAILLAAQAIRAVALGVVVTALVQAVLGGIGLAISGVPYATLLTVVMILSCLVQLGPLPVLVPAIIWLYWSGETTWGTVLLVWSCVVGTLDNVIRPVLIRMGADLPLILILSGVIGGLIAFGMIGLFIGPVLLAVTWRLFSAWVHEAPSPTDEPEQILEELAEIEELKK; encoded by the coding sequence ATGGTCAATGTTCGTCAGCCCAGGGATATCGCGCAGGTGCTGCTGTCGGTGCTGTTTTTAGCCATTATGATTGTGGCGTGTCTGTGGATTGTTCAGCCGTTTATTCTGGGCTTTGCCTGGGCCGGCACTATCGTTATCGCCACCTGGCCCGTTTTATTACGCTTGCAAAAGCTGCTCTGGGGCCGCCGTTCGCTGGCGGTTCTGGTGATGACGCTTTTACTGGTCCTGCTGTTTGTCATTCCGGTGGCGCTGCTGGTAAACAGCATCGTTGACGGCAGCGGCCCGCTTATCCACGCGGTGACCGGCGGTGACATGACGCTGCCGGATCTTGCCTGGCTGAACAGCATTCCGCTGGTCGGCGCTAAGCTGTATGCCGGATGGCATAACCTGCTCGATATGGGCGGCGCGGCCATTATGGCGAAAGTTCGTCCCTATCTCGGCGCCACCACCACCTGGTTTGTCGGCCAGGCGGCGCATATTGGTCGCTTTATGGTCCACTGTGCGCTGATGCTGTTGTTCAGCGCGCTGCTGTACTGGCGAGGCGAACAGGTGGCCTTTGGTATCCGCCATTTTGCCTGCCGCCTGGCGGCCAAACGCGGCGACGCGGCGATACTGCTGGCTGCCCAGGCGATTCGCGCCGTGGCGCTGGGCGTGGTGGTGACTGCGCTGGTTCAGGCGGTGCTGGGCGGCATCGGACTGGCTATCTCCGGCGTGCCTTATGCCACACTGCTGACGGTAGTGATGATCCTCTCCTGCCTGGTGCAGTTAGGTCCGCTGCCGGTGCTGGTCCCCGCCATTATCTGGCTCTACTGGAGCGGCGAAACCACCTGGGGCACGGTGCTGCTGGTCTGGAGCTGCGTCGTTGGTACGCTTGATAATGTCATCCGTCCGGTGCTGATCCGCATGGGGGCGGATTTACCGCTGATCCTGATTTTATCCGGGGTGATTGGCGGTCTGATTGCGTTCGGCATGATTGGCCTGTTTATCGGCCCGGTACTGCTGGCGGTGACCTGGCGCCTTTTCTCAGCCTGGGTGCACGAAGCGCCGTCGCCGACCGATGAGCCGGAGCAGATCCTCGAAGAGCTGGCGGAGATTGAAGAACTTAAAAAGTAG
- a CDS encoding YdiH family protein, which yields MTSQLDPAQLAIEFLRRDKTELSPAQYLKRLKQLELEFADLLTLSSAELKEEIYFAWRLGVH from the coding sequence ATGACTAGCCAACTAGACCCGGCCCAACTGGCAATTGAATTTTTACGTCGTGATAAAACGGAGCTTTCCCCGGCTCAGTATCTTAAAAGACTGAAACAGCTGGAGCTGGAGTTTGCCGACCTGCTGACGCTCTCCTCTGCCGAGTTAAAAGAAGAGATCTATTTTGCCTGGCGCCTTGGCGTGCATTGA
- a CDS encoding D-2-hydroxyglutarate dehydrogenase YdiJ — MIPQISQAPGVVQLVLNFLQALEQQGFTGDTATSYADRLTMATDNSIYQLLPDAVVFPRSTADVALIARLAAEPRFTSLIFTPRGGGTGTNGQALNQGIIVDMSRYMSRIIEINPEEGWVRVEAGVIKDQLNQYLKPFGYFFAPELSTSNRATLGGMINTDASGQGSLVYGKTSDHVLGVRAVLLGGDILDTQPLPVELAETLAKSNTAIGRIYRTVLERCRDNRQLILDNFPKLNRFLTGYDLRHVFNDEMTEFDLTRILTGSEGTLAFITEARLDITPLPKVRRLVNVKYDSFDSALRSAPFMVEARALSVETVDSKVLNLAREDIVWHSVSELITDVPEREMLGLNIVEFAGDDEALIDSQVASLCQRLDDLMAREEAGIIGWQLCHDLAGIERIYAMRKKAVGLLGNAKGAAKPIPFAEDTCVPPEHLADYIAEFRALLDGHGLSYGMFGHVDAGVLHVRPALDMCDPQQEVLVKQISDEVVALTAKYGGLLWGEHGKGFRAEYSPAFFGDALFAELRKVKAAFDPQNRLNPGKICPPEGVDAPMMKVDAVKRGAYDRQIPLAVRQTWRGAMECNGNGLCFNFDAKSPMCPSMKITLNRIHSPKGRATLVREWLRLLADRGVDPLRLEKALVGKRPSLRTLISRTRNSWHARKGEYDFSHEVKEAMSGCLACKACSTQCPIKIDVPEFRSRFLQLYHTRYLRPLRDHLVATVETYAPLMARAPGTFNFFINQPLVRRLSAKHIGMVDLPLLSTPSLQQQMVGHRSANMTLEQLETLTEEQKAGTVLVVQDPFTSYYDAQVVADFVRLIEKLGFRPVLLPFSPNGKAQHIKGFLNRFAKTAKKTSEFLNRIAKLGMPMVGVDPALVLCYRDEYKQALGEQRGDFHVLLANEWLATALASRPPREVSGESWYFFGHCTEVTALPGAPAQWASIFARFGAKLENVSVGCCGMAGTYGHEAKNHANSLGIYELSWHQAMARLPRSRCLATGYSCRSQVKRVEGSGVRHPVQALLEMLG; from the coding sequence ATGATTCCACAGATTTCTCAGGCACCTGGCGTCGTTCAACTGGTGCTCAATTTTTTGCAAGCGCTGGAGCAACAAGGTTTTACCGGCGATACGGCGACGAGCTACGCCGATCGCCTGACCATGGCAACGGATAACAGTATCTATCAACTTCTTCCCGACGCGGTGGTGTTTCCCCGCTCAACGGCGGACGTGGCGCTGATCGCCCGTCTGGCGGCTGAGCCACGCTTTACCTCGCTGATTTTTACCCCCCGCGGCGGCGGCACCGGCACCAACGGGCAGGCGCTGAATCAGGGCATTATCGTCGATATGTCGCGCTATATGAGCCGTATTATCGAGATCAACCCGGAAGAGGGCTGGGTGCGGGTGGAAGCGGGGGTCATTAAAGATCAGCTTAATCAGTATCTCAAACCATTTGGCTATTTCTTCGCGCCGGAGCTGTCAACCAGTAACCGGGCGACGCTCGGCGGGATGATCAACACCGACGCCTCCGGGCAGGGGTCGCTGGTTTACGGCAAAACGTCGGATCACGTGCTTGGCGTACGGGCGGTGCTGCTGGGCGGCGATATCCTCGACACCCAGCCGCTGCCGGTCGAACTGGCGGAAACGCTGGCGAAAAGCAATACCGCCATCGGGCGCATTTACCGCACCGTGCTGGAACGCTGCCGCGATAACCGTCAGCTGATCCTCGATAACTTCCCCAAACTGAACCGCTTCCTGACCGGCTACGATCTGCGCCATGTTTTTAATGATGAGATGACCGAGTTCGATCTCACCCGTATTCTCACCGGCTCGGAAGGTACGCTGGCCTTTATTACCGAAGCGCGGCTGGATATCACGCCGCTGCCGAAAGTGCGCCGCCTGGTCAACGTCAAATATGACTCCTTCGACTCCGCGCTGCGCAGCGCGCCGTTTATGGTGGAGGCCCGGGCGCTCTCCGTTGAAACCGTAGATTCGAAAGTGTTGAACCTGGCGCGGGAAGATATCGTCTGGCATTCGGTGAGTGAACTTATTACCGATGTGCCGGAAAGAGAGATGCTCGGTCTGAACATCGTGGAATTTGCGGGCGATGATGAAGCGCTCATTGACAGTCAGGTTGCCTCGCTGTGCCAGCGCCTTGACGACCTGATGGCGCGTGAAGAGGCGGGGATCATCGGCTGGCAGCTGTGTCACGATCTGGCCGGCATCGAACGTATTTATGCCATGCGCAAAAAAGCGGTGGGGCTGCTGGGCAATGCGAAGGGGGCGGCGAAGCCGATTCCGTTTGCCGAAGATACCTGCGTTCCGCCAGAGCATTTAGCTGACTATATCGCCGAGTTCCGTGCGCTGCTCGACGGCCACGGCCTGAGCTACGGGATGTTTGGTCACGTCGACGCAGGCGTGCTGCACGTGCGTCCCGCGCTGGATATGTGCGACCCGCAGCAGGAGGTGCTGGTGAAGCAAATCTCCGACGAGGTGGTGGCGCTGACGGCAAAATATGGCGGCCTGTTATGGGGCGAACACGGCAAGGGCTTCCGCGCCGAGTACAGCCCGGCCTTTTTCGGCGACGCGCTGTTCGCGGAACTGCGCAAAGTGAAGGCGGCGTTCGATCCGCAGAACCGCCTGAATCCGGGGAAAATTTGTCCGCCGGAAGGCGTGGATGCGCCAATGATGAAAGTCGATGCCGTCAAGCGCGGCGCCTATGATCGGCAGATCCCGCTGGCGGTGCGACAAACCTGGCGCGGCGCGATGGAGTGTAACGGCAACGGCCTGTGCTTTAACTTCGATGCGAAAAGCCCGATGTGTCCGTCGATGAAAATTACCCTCAACCGCATCCACTCGCCGAAAGGACGCGCCACGCTGGTGCGCGAATGGCTGCGCCTGCTGGCGGATCGCGGCGTCGATCCGCTGCGACTGGAAAAGGCGCTGGTCGGCAAGCGGCCCAGCCTGCGCACGCTGATCTCCCGGACGCGCAATAGCTGGCACGCCAGGAAAGGCGAATACGACTTCTCGCATGAAGTGAAAGAGGCGATGTCCGGTTGTCTGGCCTGTAAGGCGTGCTCAACCCAGTGTCCGATTAAAATTGACGTGCCGGAATTCCGCTCGCGTTTTCTGCAGCTTTACCATACGCGCTATCTGCGCCCGCTGCGCGATCATCTGGTGGCGACGGTGGAAACCTATGCCCCGCTAATGGCGCGCGCGCCGGGAACCTTTAACTTCTTTATCAACCAGCCGCTGGTGCGCAGGCTGTCGGCAAAACACATCGGTATGGTCGATCTGCCGCTGCTGTCAACGCCGTCGCTGCAACAGCAGATGGTCGGGCATCGCTCGGCCAATATGACGCTGGAACAGCTGGAAACGCTGACGGAGGAGCAGAAAGCCGGGACGGTGCTGGTGGTGCAGGACCCGTTCACCAGCTATTACGATGCCCAGGTAGTGGCGGATTTTGTTCGACTGATCGAGAAGCTGGGCTTCCGGCCGGTTCTGCTGCCGTTCTCGCCAAACGGCAAGGCGCAGCATATTAAAGGCTTCCTGAACCGGTTTGCGAAGACGGCGAAAAAGACCTCAGAGTTCCTTAATCGCATCGCGAAGCTGGGGATGCCGATGGTGGGCGTCGATCCGGCGCTGGTGCTCTGTTACCGCGATGAATATAAGCAGGCGCTCGGTGAGCAGCGGGGCGATTTTCACGTCCTGCTGGCGAACGAATGGCTGGCGACGGCGCTGGCTTCCAGACCGCCGCGTGAGGTCAGCGGCGAGTCCTGGTATTTCTTTGGCCACTGTACCGAAGTCACCGCGCTGCCCGGCGCGCCCGCACAGTGGGCGTCGATTTTCGCCCGCTTTGGCGCGAAGCTTGAAAACGTCAGCGTCGGCTGTTGCGGCATGGCTGGCACCTATGGACATGAGGCGAAAAACCATGCGAATTCGCTCGGGATCTACGAGCTGTCGTGGCACCAGGCGATGGCGCGTCTGCCGCGTAGCCGTTGTCTGGCGACGGGCTACTCCTGCCGCAGTCAGGTGAAGCGCGTGGAAGGCAGCGGCGTGCGTCACCCCGTACAGGCTTTACTGGAGATGTTGGGATGA
- a CDS encoding RHS repeat-associated core domain-containing protein yields MHKERFGYDKNLNIARRQTWMDEVPESETHQRPRFPGQYEDGESGLYYNRFRYYDCGTGQYLCADPVGLRYGLNLYSYVSNPPKYMDPLGLCKDDIISKASKWQGKGDYPGVDKWQLGTLNKGDIIYGGVSGQTEFYLSQSTLNTAEGSMSSLCKSDQVKPHDLFGYRSQVQVYEVLKATDIATANPHLGEGGAIQYFVEDYQGRSTCNWKTLGLK; encoded by the coding sequence ATGCATAAGGAGCGCTTCGGCTATGATAAAAATCTTAATATCGCTCGTCGCCAGACCTGGATGGATGAGGTGCCGGAAAGCGAGACGCACCAGCGCCCCCGCTTTCCTGGGCAGTATGAGGATGGGGAATCAGGGCTGTACTACAACCGCTTCCGGTACTATGATTGCGGGACAGGGCAGTATTTGTGTGCGGATCCGGTGGGTCTAAGATACGGGTTAAACTTATACAGTTATGTATCAAATCCGCCGAAATATATGGATCCGCTTGGGTTGTGTAAGGACGATATAATATCTAAAGCCTCAAAGTGGCAAGGTAAAGGTGACTATCCGGGAGTCGACAAGTGGCAATTAGGCACTTTAAATAAAGGCGATATTATTTACGGTGGTGTTTCCGGACAAACGGAGTTTTATCTATCACAGTCAACATTAAATACAGCTGAAGGATCAATGTCATCTCTTTGCAAAAGTGATCAAGTGAAACCTCATGATCTTTTTGGCTACAGGTCACAGGTACAGGTATATGAAGTATTGAAAGCTACTGATATAGCTACTGCTAACCCTCATTTGGGTGAAGGTGGCGCTATACAATATTTTGTAGAGGATTACCAGGGTCGTTCTACGTGCAACTGGAAAACCTTAGGATTGAAATGA
- the sufD gene encoding Fe-S cluster assembly protein SufD, whose product MAGLPNSSNALQQWHHLFEAQGETRSEQAQQHLQQLLRLELPTRKHENWKYTPLDGLTNSQFVSRRADISPAQRDALALNVEALRLVFVDGQFSETLSDSLEESGFDVEVNDDRRTLPAAVQPEVFLHLTESLAHSVTHIRVKRNQRPLKPLLLMHITQGVNDEAVNTAHYRHHLELEEGAEATVIEHYVSLNEARHFTGARLTMNVAANAHLHHIKLAFENPLSHHFAHNDITLAADASAYSHSFLLGDAVLRHNTSTRLNGENATLRINSLAMPVKNEVCDTRTWLEHNKGYCNSRQLHKTIVSDKGRAVFNGLINVAQHAIKTDGQMTNNNLLLGKLAEVDTKPQLEIYADDVKCSHGATIGRIDEEQMFYLRSRGIRQQDAQQMILYAFAAELTEAISDEALKQQVLARIGQRLPGGKA is encoded by the coding sequence ATGGCTGGCTTACCGAACAGCAGTAATGCGTTGCAGCAATGGCATCATCTGTTTGAAGCGCAGGGCGAGACGCGCTCTGAACAGGCGCAACAGCATTTACAGCAGCTACTGCGTCTGGAGTTGCCGACGCGTAAGCATGAGAACTGGAAATACACGCCGCTGGACGGGTTAACCAACAGCCAGTTCGTCAGCCGCCGGGCAGACATCTCTCCGGCGCAGCGCGATGCGCTAGCGCTGAACGTTGAGGCGCTGCGGCTGGTGTTTGTCGACGGGCAGTTCAGCGAGACGTTGAGCGACAGCCTGGAAGAGAGCGGATTTGATGTTGAGGTCAACGACGATCGGCGGACGCTGCCTGCCGCCGTTCAGCCTGAGGTCTTTTTACACCTGACGGAAAGCCTGGCGCACAGCGTGACCCATATCCGCGTGAAGCGCAACCAGCGCCCGCTAAAACCGCTGCTGCTGATGCACATCACCCAGGGGGTGAACGACGAAGCGGTGAACACCGCGCACTACCGGCATCATCTCGAGCTGGAGGAGGGAGCGGAAGCGACGGTGATTGAGCATTACGTCAGCCTTAATGAGGCGCGCCATTTTACCGGCGCGCGGCTGACCATGAACGTGGCGGCGAACGCCCATCTGCACCATATCAAACTGGCGTTTGAAAACCCGCTCAGCCATCACTTCGCCCATAACGATATCACCCTGGCGGCGGATGCCTCGGCGTACAGCCACAGCTTCCTGCTGGGCGATGCGGTGCTACGGCATAACACCAGCACCCGGCTTAACGGCGAGAACGCCACGCTCCGGATCAACAGTCTGGCGATGCCGGTGAAAAACGAAGTCTGTGATACCCGCACCTGGCTTGAGCACAATAAAGGCTACTGCAACAGCCGTCAGCTGCATAAAACCATCGTCAGCGATAAAGGCCGCGCGGTCTTCAACGGTCTGATTAATGTCGCGCAACACGCCATTAAAACCGACGGGCAGATGACCAACAATAACCTGCTGCTGGGCAAACTGGCGGAGGTGGACACTAAACCGCAGCTCGAAATCTACGCCGATGATGTGAAGTGCAGCCACGGCGCGACAATAGGGCGCATCGACGAAGAGCAGATGTTCTATCTGCGTTCGCGTGGTATCCGCCAGCAGGATGCGCAGCAGATGATCCTTTACGCCTTTGCCGCTGAGCTGACGGAAGCGATTAGCGACGAAGCGCTGAAACAGCAGGTGCTGGCGCGTATCGGCCAGCGCCTGCCGGGAGGCAAAGCATGA